The sequence TTCTGTTTCTGTCCAATACAGACAGGTTTGCTATCTTGCCTAATCAAACGTTTAGGTAATCTGTAACGCAACCAAGAGCGAGTCGAAGTTAAAATCTGAACATGTTCAGGTTTTAATCCCACTTCTTCATAGAGCTCTCTATACATCGCCTCTTCAGGAGTTTCGCCTTCATCAACTCCTCCTTGAGGAAACTGCCAGGAATGTTGACCAAATCTTCTTGCCCACATTACCTGCCCAAAGCGATTACAGATAATGATGCCCACATTTGCGCGAAAGCCGTCACTATCAATCACATGGACTCCGTATTTCACAATTTCAATATCACG is a genomic window of Shewanella psychrophila containing:
- the rppH gene encoding RNA pyrophosphohydrolase, whose translation is MIDSDGFRANVGIIICNRFGQVMWARRFGQHSWQFPQGGVDEGETPEEAMYRELYEEVGLKPEHVQILTSTRSWLRYRLPKRLIRQDSKPVCIGQKQKWFLLQLKSGESAIDLNACGHPEFDDWRWVSYWYPVRQVVSFKRDVYRKAMKEFAPTALPFQSRESHFGNSQSNKRRNRRR